The following coding sequences are from one Methanooceanicella nereidis window:
- a CDS encoding hydrogenase large subunit — protein sequence MPSEVIPAVKDQLSKGGRMIYASGVDEGVNGIKVDYYFGFDHLHRGKHTILRTYLDREDPEVESVTQITPQADWSERELIEFLGVKAKGHPDPRHLWLPLNWEKLRLTDEESKAEAAKFKQEPVDNILNLPVTVVPYGPYHPAFIESNYFKMAVEDEVVKTADLKLGFNHRSVIKLMERRDYYKDVYLAERICGFCNAHQSITFAMTAECIGNVEIPPRAGLIRTLLFELERIQSHLLAIGLVGDLMGFKTMFMHCLRIREDIQDCLELISGQRVTHGLGTLGGVRRDITACQADFVLSKIKAVKKSSDELFDQVLANDVLLTRLEGVGKLSHDDAIMLGAVGPTARGSNWKIDVRKNSPYAAYENLDWEIITETDGDCLARLKVKMREVLMALHIIEQCCEKLKSTSGSIVAAVSKMPCAEAISKSEAPRGELLYHVSSDGTNTPEYVRIRTPTFRVAHIMLKLIHGVYVGDVPAIIGSIDPCYSCTDRVTVIRGGKGESVEIRSLGENK from the coding sequence TTGCCGTCCGAGGTCATACCGGCGGTAAAAGACCAGCTCTCGAAAGGGGGCAGAATGATATATGCGTCAGGGGTAGACGAGGGTGTCAACGGCATTAAAGTAGACTATTATTTCGGCTTTGACCATTTGCACAGGGGTAAGCATACCATACTCAGGACGTACCTTGACAGGGAAGACCCCGAGGTCGAGTCAGTGACGCAGATCACTCCCCAGGCAGACTGGTCGGAAAGGGAATTGATAGAGTTCCTTGGCGTGAAGGCAAAAGGGCACCCGGACCCCAGGCACTTATGGCTGCCCTTGAACTGGGAGAAGCTTCGGCTGACGGACGAGGAGAGCAAAGCCGAGGCCGCAAAGTTCAAACAGGAGCCAGTCGACAACATCCTTAATCTGCCGGTCACAGTGGTCCCATACGGGCCTTATCATCCTGCGTTCATCGAGAGTAATTACTTTAAGATGGCCGTGGAGGACGAGGTCGTAAAAACCGCGGACCTTAAGCTCGGTTTCAATCACCGCAGCGTGATCAAGCTTATGGAAAGGCGAGACTACTATAAGGACGTATACCTCGCGGAGAGGATATGCGGCTTCTGTAACGCTCATCAGTCCATCACGTTCGCCATGACGGCCGAATGCATAGGCAATGTGGAGATCCCTCCGAGAGCAGGGCTGATCCGAACGCTATTGTTCGAGCTTGAAAGGATACAGAGCCACCTGCTGGCAATAGGCCTGGTAGGCGACTTGATGGGCTTTAAGACAATGTTCATGCACTGCTTAAGGATCAGGGAAGACATCCAGGACTGCCTTGAGCTCATATCGGGACAGCGCGTCACGCACGGGCTGGGCACACTGGGAGGCGTGAGGAGAGACATCACTGCATGCCAGGCTGATTTTGTGCTTTCGAAAATCAAGGCGGTGAAAAAGTCATCCGACGAGCTATTCGATCAGGTGCTGGCAAACGATGTTCTGCTGACCAGGCTTGAGGGCGTGGGAAAGCTTTCCCATGACGATGCAATAATGCTGGGCGCAGTCGGGCCCACGGCCAGGGGCAGCAACTGGAAGATAGATGTCAGGAAAAACAGCCCGTATGCAGCATATGAAAATCTTGACTGGGAGATCATAACGGAGACTGACGGAGACTGCCTGGCAAGGCTCAAAGTGAAGATGAGAGAGGTCCTGATGGCCCTTCATATCATAGAGCAGTGCTGTGAAAAGCTTAAGTCGACGTCGGGCAGCATCGTGGCGGCGGTGTCTAAGATGCCGTGCGCGGAGGCGATATCCAAATCAGAGGCTCCGAGGGGAGAGTTGTTGTACCACGTATCCTCTGACGGCACGAACACACCCGAATATGTGCGTATAAGGACCCCGACGTTCCGCGTGGCACACATTATGCTAAAGCTGATCCACGGCGTATACGTGGGAGACGTCCCCGCGATAATCGGCTCGATAGACCCATGCTACTCATGCACGGACAGGGTCACGGTCATCAGAGGGGGAAAGGGCGAATCGGTGGAGATACGTTCGCTGGGAGAGAATAAATGA
- a CDS encoding respiratory chain complex I subunit 1 family protein — MIDIAWINPIIAFIMGIVLSFNLRKIFARVQSRRGPLLWMPKSWYGINRSKFLQPLYDILKLFSKKTIIPHTATPMFIIAPIVALICAILATLFVPVAGICMDYTFSLVVLFYLLIGVTLFVIVGGTSSASLFAAIGGVREVELMLANEIPFILGTFALAISYDTLSIKEMMGFNLLTNPFAAAAVFIAILVKLHIKPFDIPEADSEIVGGLTTEYSGKLLGVLEIIKLIMLFVLSALFVDLFLWVPSTGIVSWIIFLAAILFVGAVIGFIHSLFARFRIDQATWWLFKISTVISLVAVGLAIVGRFLL, encoded by the coding sequence ATGATAGACATCGCATGGATAAATCCGATCATTGCCTTTATCATGGGCATCGTTCTCTCTTTCAACCTTAGAAAGATATTCGCCAGGGTACAGTCTCGCAGAGGCCCTTTACTGTGGATGCCTAAAAGCTGGTATGGCATCAACCGCAGTAAATTTCTTCAGCCGCTATATGATATACTTAAGCTATTCAGTAAAAAGACCATAATACCCCATACCGCGACTCCTATGTTCATCATAGCTCCGATAGTCGCCCTTATTTGTGCCATACTGGCGACGCTGTTCGTCCCTGTCGCAGGCATCTGCATGGACTACACCTTCAGCCTTGTGGTGCTATTCTACCTGCTGATAGGCGTGACTCTCTTCGTCATAGTCGGAGGCACCTCCAGCGCTTCTCTGTTCGCGGCGATAGGCGGTGTCAGGGAAGTGGAGCTGATGCTGGCGAACGAGATACCTTTCATACTTGGCACGTTCGCGCTGGCGATATCGTATGACACGTTATCGATCAAAGAGATGATGGGCTTTAACCTGCTGACCAATCCCTTTGCTGCGGCAGCAGTATTCATCGCGATACTGGTCAAGCTGCATATAAAGCCGTTCGACATACCCGAGGCGGACTCCGAGATAGTCGGAGGGCTGACCACCGAGTACAGCGGAAAGCTGCTCGGGGTGCTTGAGATAATCAAACTGATCATGCTGTTCGTCCTGTCAGCGCTGTTCGTCGACCTGTTCCTGTGGGTACCGTCCACCGGGATCGTATCATGGATCATATTCCTGGCGGCGATACTGTTCGTGGGGGCCGTCATAGGCTTTATTCATTCATTGTTCGCCCGCTTCAGGATCGACCAGGCCACATGGTGGCTGTTCAAGATATCGACAGTTATATCGCTCGTGGCTGTAGGGCTTGCGATCGTCGGGAGGTTCCTGCTATGA
- a CDS encoding 4Fe-4S dicluster domain-containing protein yields MKNPVKAFAGLIANFFRKPVTIEENYGFLSDTFRWLPRRDDEKCTGCGACYERCSSGATHIHDVQEERTVCIDSLNCIFCGRCADACPESALELSFEPKTDDEKKVREEMFDIEGGECPHSLIRPKENKEASLEYLRRISLAHEQGEDGPCTKTMLPLQRCSVCGEIMPETSKHLEIVKKRALENLQPETAKIVEEDMKLYLTACVSCRQKYSLIWNTHPRKYI; encoded by the coding sequence ATGAAGAACCCTGTCAAAGCGTTTGCAGGCTTAATCGCCAACTTCTTCCGAAAGCCGGTCACCATCGAGGAGAACTACGGTTTCCTCTCGGACACGTTCAGATGGCTCCCGAGAAGGGACGATGAAAAATGCACGGGCTGCGGCGCATGCTATGAGAGATGCTCGAGCGGCGCGACACATATCCACGACGTACAGGAAGAGCGTACCGTGTGCATAGACAGTCTCAACTGCATATTCTGCGGAAGATGTGCTGACGCATGTCCGGAATCCGCCTTAGAGCTTTCATTCGAGCCAAAGACGGACGATGAAAAGAAGGTCCGTGAAGAGATGTTCGACATCGAAGGCGGCGAGTGCCCGCATTCCCTTATACGCCCGAAGGAGAACAAAGAAGCGTCACTGGAGTATCTGCGCAGGATAAGCCTGGCGCATGAGCAGGGTGAGGACGGGCCGTGCACGAAGACAATGCTTCCGCTACAGCGCTGCAGCGTGTGCGGAGAGATCATGCCTGAAACGTCGAAGCATCTTGAGATAGTGAAAAAGAGGGCGCTGGAGAACCTTCAGCCCGAGACCGCGAAGATCGTCGAGGAGGATATGAAGCTGTATCTTACCGCATGTGTCTCATGCAGGCAAAAATACAGCCTTATCTGGAACACGCACCCGAGGAAGTACATATGA
- a CDS encoding NADH-quinone oxidoreductase subunit B family protein has product MSVLKKSPWIYHAHAGGCNGCDIELLACMGPRYDLERLGIKWVSSPRYADILLVTGPVPLHTKPFLERVYAQTPEPKRVIAMGACGCSCGVFIDDENYSIAGPVEKIIPVDVKIPGCPPKPEAIIDGILKVLNKM; this is encoded by the coding sequence ATGAGCGTATTAAAAAAATCCCCGTGGATATACCACGCCCACGCAGGCGGATGTAACGGCTGCGACATAGAACTGCTGGCATGCATGGGCCCGAGATACGACCTCGAAAGGCTGGGGATCAAGTGGGTGTCTTCTCCGCGTTATGCGGATATATTACTTGTCACAGGCCCGGTGCCGCTGCACACAAAGCCTTTCCTGGAAAGGGTGTATGCGCAGACCCCCGAGCCAAAGCGAGTCATAGCCATGGGCGCATGCGGATGCTCATGCGGTGTTTTTATCGATGACGAAAATTATTCGATAGCAGGCCCGGTAGAGAAGATCATTCCAGTCGATGTGAAAATACCCGGCTGTCCGCCCAAGCCTGAGGCAATAATCGACGGCATACTAAAAGTGCTGAATAAGATGTGA
- a CDS encoding glucose 1-dehydrogenase encodes MKAAVVTPGQKDSIRVIDIETPGIGDDEVLVKVSSVGVDGTDEDINDGKYGKPPEGCDHLIIGHEAVGEVEKTGNNVRCLEHGDIVVPMVRRPCWENCYNCRNHQPDMCLTGDYFERGIKGLHGFMSGYFSEWLEYLIRLPPELKSTGVLLEPLSVAEKGIREALSVQGRMLWNPGRALVLGAGSLGLLATFILRDMGIDTYTVATRDKKSIKAQVAEQSGAKYINANEEPIDTLPDNYGDFDIIIEATGVSRLAFQSISLVNTNGVVCLLGLYPSGKKHEVCTDCIGMDIVMGNKLVFGSVSSNRIDFERGVDRLISIKNKWPGMMEKMFTRSVAIDNAAESLIRGSEDIKVLVNMPV; translated from the coding sequence ATGAAAGCGGCTGTCGTTACACCGGGTCAAAAAGACTCGATCAGGGTCATAGATATTGAAACGCCGGGCATAGGGGATGACGAAGTCCTTGTAAAGGTCAGTAGCGTAGGCGTTGACGGGACCGATGAGGACATTAATGATGGCAAGTACGGTAAACCGCCCGAAGGGTGCGATCATCTTATTATCGGACATGAGGCTGTCGGCGAAGTAGAAAAGACCGGAAATAATGTAAGATGCCTGGAGCATGGGGACATTGTCGTGCCGATGGTCAGGAGGCCTTGCTGGGAGAATTGCTATAACTGCAGGAACCATCAGCCCGATATGTGCCTTACTGGCGATTACTTTGAAAGGGGGATAAAGGGCCTGCATGGATTTATGTCCGGTTATTTTTCAGAGTGGCTTGAGTACCTGATCAGGCTACCGCCTGAGCTGAAAAGTACGGGAGTTCTGCTTGAGCCGCTGAGCGTTGCGGAAAAGGGCATCAGGGAGGCTTTGAGCGTACAGGGGCGCATGCTCTGGAACCCAGGACGGGCTCTGGTCCTCGGGGCCGGGTCTCTCGGGTTGCTGGCTACGTTCATCCTGCGTGATATGGGCATCGATACGTATACTGTCGCCACCAGGGACAAAAAGAGTATTAAGGCGCAGGTAGCCGAACAGTCCGGCGCTAAGTACATAAACGCAAATGAGGAGCCCATTGATACACTGCCCGATAACTATGGTGATTTTGATATTATAATCGAGGCTACGGGTGTGAGCAGGTTAGCATTTCAGTCAATAAGCCTGGTCAACACTAACGGCGTTGTGTGCCTGTTAGGCCTTTATCCTTCCGGAAAAAAGCATGAGGTATGTACTGACTGTATCGGTATGGACATTGTGATGGGTAACAAGCTGGTTTTCGGATCGGTCAGCAGCAATCGTATCGACTTTGAGCGTGGCGTTGACCGGCTTATTTCCATAAAAAATAAATGGCCAGGGATGATGGAAAAGATGTTTACCAGGTCCGTAGCGATCGATAATGCTGCGGAAAGCCTGATAAGGGGCAGCGAGGACATTAAAGTGCTTGTAAACATGCCTGTATGA
- a CDS encoding amylo-alpha-1,6-glucosidase translates to MVDRSRIHQWHTKSNRIIDALVIRENNLTYVTAQNGDIPITENQGYGLYYRDCRFLSGYILKINGETPTEIQSSDEKGYMSTTMMTNPNFIDLKGVVIGKETISIRRDAIIPGCVQETISIVNFNEFDVHVSLTLEFDSDFDDIFTVRGISEKSGGELYPIKYENGLLHISYHGQDGHMRNTKVMFSPGPEEVDNGVCTFCLVLKPHDEKKILVCISVEDISPGERPGELHIHDVGDELKKIRSSYLATMECCSNIITSNNVFNKVFLRSMADLRMLHMSLEEDRFHSAGVPWYDALFGRDSIISALQILPFESGMAKSTLRLLAAYQGKDICEWKDESPGKILHELRLGEKANLGEIPHTPYYGSIDSTPLFLILLAEYINWTGDIELFHSLKDNVELALKWIDDFTDLDGSGLVSYAVKSKFGLYNQGWKDSNDAILHSDGTLAKSPIALAEVQGYVYRAKQSMADLYESTGSEDIAAGLVKDARKIKSIFNERFWMGDKKFYAQAIDSCGLCDVISSNPGQALWSGIVDTNRAKFIADRLFEPDMFSGWGIRTLSSGEINYNPLGYHVGTVWPHDNSMISMGLCEYGFCEESTALFSSMYEAAGFYPRYRLPELFGGFYREEYDMPIKYPVACSPQAWSSGTIPYMLSASLGLKADAMNNSLTLLKPHLPPWLNYVQIKDLKVGKASTDLEFQRVKDNTLVNVVKRGDMDVYVVY, encoded by the coding sequence ATGGTCGACAGGAGCAGGATACACCAGTGGCATACTAAATCCAACCGGATCATCGATGCGCTGGTCATTCGTGAAAACAATCTGACATACGTAACGGCACAGAATGGAGACATACCAATAACGGAGAACCAGGGCTACGGTCTTTATTACAGGGATTGCAGGTTTTTAAGCGGTTATATTCTCAAGATCAACGGCGAGACGCCTACGGAGATACAGTCCAGCGATGAGAAAGGGTATATGTCTACAACGATGATGACCAATCCCAATTTTATTGACCTGAAGGGAGTCGTGATCGGCAAGGAGACGATAAGCATCCGCAGGGACGCAATAATACCGGGATGCGTACAGGAGACGATATCCATCGTTAATTTCAATGAGTTCGACGTGCACGTTTCCCTGACGCTGGAGTTTGACTCGGACTTTGACGATATTTTCACCGTGAGGGGCATATCTGAAAAATCAGGCGGAGAGTTATATCCCATCAAATATGAAAACGGTCTGCTGCATATCTCATACCATGGACAGGACGGGCATATGCGCAACACAAAGGTCATGTTCAGTCCGGGGCCTGAAGAGGTCGATAATGGCGTATGTACTTTCTGTCTTGTCCTGAAGCCACATGATGAAAAAAAGATACTCGTATGCATCTCAGTAGAAGATATATCTCCCGGAGAAAGACCCGGAGAATTGCACATTCATGATGTGGGTGATGAGCTAAAAAAGATAAGGTCTTCCTACCTGGCCACGATGGAGTGCTGCAGCAATATAATCACCAGTAATAACGTTTTTAACAAAGTCTTTCTTCGATCCATGGCAGATCTCAGGATGCTTCATATGAGCCTTGAGGAAGATCGATTCCACTCTGCGGGTGTGCCATGGTATGACGCGCTTTTCGGGAGGGACAGTATCATATCGGCTTTGCAGATACTTCCATTTGAGTCCGGCATGGCGAAAAGCACGTTAAGGCTCCTCGCTGCGTACCAGGGGAAAGATATCTGCGAATGGAAGGACGAGAGCCCGGGCAAGATACTCCACGAGCTGAGGCTGGGCGAAAAGGCGAATCTTGGGGAGATACCGCATACGCCCTATTATGGCAGCATAGACTCCACGCCTCTTTTCCTCATACTGCTTGCTGAATACATTAACTGGACCGGTGACATAGAGCTATTCCACAGCCTTAAGGATAACGTCGAGCTTGCACTGAAATGGATCGATGATTTTACCGACCTGGATGGCAGCGGACTCGTATCTTATGCGGTAAAGTCAAAGTTCGGGCTATATAACCAGGGATGGAAGGATTCGAACGACGCAATATTACATTCTGACGGCACGCTTGCGAAGAGCCCGATAGCGCTGGCAGAAGTCCAGGGCTATGTTTACCGGGCAAAACAGTCTATGGCGGATCTTTATGAAAGCACGGGCAGTGAAGATATTGCGGCAGGTCTTGTGAAGGATGCAAGAAAGATCAAATCGATCTTCAATGAACGGTTTTGGATGGGGGATAAGAAGTTTTACGCCCAGGCCATCGACTCCTGCGGGCTTTGCGATGTTATATCCTCTAACCCCGGGCAGGCTCTCTGGAGCGGGATAGTGGACACGAACAGGGCAAAATTCATAGCAGACAGGCTATTCGAACCCGATATGTTTTCCGGATGGGGTATACGGACGCTGTCATCCGGCGAGATCAATTATAATCCGCTGGGCTACCATGTCGGCACCGTTTGGCCGCATGATAATTCAATGATATCAATGGGACTATGCGAGTACGGGTTTTGCGAGGAATCGACGGCGCTGTTCAGCAGCATGTACGAGGCGGCGGGCTTCTACCCCCGCTACAGGCTGCCGGAACTTTTTGGCGGGTTTTACCGCGAGGAATATGACATGCCTATTAAGTACCCTGTAGCATGCAGCCCTCAGGCATGGTCATCAGGCACGATACCTTACATGCTTTCGGCTTCTCTGGGCCTCAAAGCGGATGCGATGAATAATAGCCTGACGCTTTTAAAGCCTCATCTGCCTCCCTGGCTAAACTACGTGCAGATAAAAGACCTGAAGGTCGGCAAGGCTTCGACGGACCTTGAATTTCAGCGGGTTAAAGATAACACTCTCGTTAATGTCGTAAAGCGGGGCGATATGGATGTCTATGTCGTATATTGA